In one Candidatus Polarisedimenticolaceae bacterium genomic region, the following are encoded:
- the lnt gene encoding apolipoprotein N-acyltransferase, producing the protein MRRDASFVLAATAAGGLAGLCWLPLGLAPLFPVAMLLAMRGLRRVRTPRGAVAFGLAFGAARYVVAAHFLLALLSYSPLAIAIYALAIVFILPFGVLECWGAFVLERRLRIPRGVGFGALYVLGGWLRTLGDLSFPADRLAHAFGTDPAWLAASPWIGPTGLEVLVFASAALLDRAIETRGSRPRAAVWASSALAVWLSPVLLDAVGPSVPAPHPLRVGVVQPAVELADKMRKDRWPALWARLEGLTVDAARDADLVVWPETARPSPLLWDGAAAFRDPEMEALARRVGVPILYGCEIARRDAGVVTALYNGAAIAYPDGRPAVWYGKQHLLPFVEGVPFVRAFGWDPHRRTAGERRSLLTLLGPFTPGPPPPLFEVGGARIGVLICFEGMYDALARRYRDAGADLLVVLTNDAWWDGSVFPEWHARMVAARARETHLPVVRAANNGISAAIDPAGRLRNSTRWGEATAMRPTDAADRSPTSLARR; encoded by the coding sequence GTGAGGCGCGACGCATCGTTCGTGCTCGCCGCGACGGCCGCCGGGGGGCTCGCGGGGCTGTGCTGGCTTCCGCTCGGCCTGGCGCCGCTGTTCCCGGTCGCGATGCTCCTGGCGATGCGCGGGTTGCGTCGGGTCCGGACGCCGCGCGGAGCGGTGGCCTTCGGGCTCGCCTTCGGCGCCGCGAGGTACGTCGTCGCGGCGCACTTCCTCCTCGCGCTCCTGAGCTACTCGCCGCTGGCGATCGCGATCTACGCGTTGGCCATCGTCTTCATCCTGCCGTTCGGCGTGCTCGAGTGCTGGGGTGCCTTCGTGCTCGAGCGGCGTCTTCGGATTCCTCGCGGCGTCGGGTTCGGCGCGCTGTACGTCCTGGGGGGCTGGTTGCGCACGCTGGGGGACCTCTCGTTCCCCGCGGATCGGCTGGCGCACGCCTTCGGCACCGACCCCGCGTGGCTCGCCGCGAGCCCGTGGATCGGGCCGACCGGGCTCGAGGTCCTCGTGTTCGCGAGCGCCGCGCTCCTGGATCGCGCGATCGAGACGAGGGGCAGCCGGCCCCGGGCGGCGGTCTGGGCGTCGTCGGCGCTCGCGGTCTGGCTGAGCCCCGTGCTCCTCGACGCCGTCGGTCCGTCCGTTCCCGCGCCTCACCCCCTGCGCGTCGGGGTCGTGCAGCCGGCGGTGGAGCTCGCCGACAAGATGCGGAAGGACCGCTGGCCGGCGCTCTGGGCCCGGCTCGAGGGGCTGACCGTCGATGCCGCCCGCGACGCCGACCTCGTGGTCTGGCCGGAAACGGCGCGTCCATCGCCTCTCCTCTGGGACGGTGCCGCGGCGTTCCGGGACCCGGAGATGGAGGCGCTCGCCCGCCGTGTCGGAGTGCCGATCCTCTACGGCTGCGAGATCGCGAGACGCGACGCGGGGGTCGTGACCGCCCTTTACAACGGGGCGGCGATCGCCTATCCGGACGGCCGACCGGCCGTCTGGTACGGAAAGCAGCATCTGCTCCCGTTCGTCGAAGGGGTTCCGTTCGTGCGGGCGTTCGGTTGGGATCCGCACCGGCGCACCGCCGGGGAGCGTCGGTCGTTGCTGACCCTGCTCGGGCCGTTCACTCCCGGGCCGCCCCCGCCGCTTTTCGAGGTGGGCGGGGCCCGGATCGGCGTGCTGATCTGCTTCGAGGGGATGTACGACGCGCTCGCGCGTCGATACCGCGACGCCGGGGCCGACCTCCTCGTCGTGCTGACGAACGACGCGTGGTGGGACGGGAGCGTCTTTCCCGAATGGCACGCGAGGATGGTCGCGGCGAGGGCCAGGGAAACGCACCTCCCCGTCGTGCGCGCCGCGAACAACGGAATCTCCGCGGCGATCGACCCGGCAGGCAGGTTACGGAACTCCACGCGCTGGGGGGAGGCGACGGCGATGCGCCCGACGGACGCCGCCGACCGGAGCCCCACCTCGCTCGCACGTCGCTGA
- a CDS encoding beta-ketoacyl-[acyl-carrier-protein] synthase family protein yields MPARGQDVVITGLGPITSIGCGVAAFWDGIRRGASGVRRLEFPWFRSRGFRSRLGAPVDDPDPAALGLSPREADLLDPASRFALAAAALALEDAGLSPRSSEALEGVDADRVGVVLGTGIGGLCTLEESHRAWVLGERFSGTLRYALPMLIPNALPAQVAIRFGFRGENKTVSTACAAGTMAIGDAYRLVRDGVLDVALAGGVEKTLSDVDGYGLLGFDLLRTLSTRNDEPERASRPFDVDRDGFVLGEGAGLLVLEREEHARARGARAYARIAGYAATCDAHSMMQPEPGGGQIVRAMRGALADADLAPGDVGYLNAHGTATRRNDPQEAEAIHRVFGRKSADLLVNSTKAMTGHAIGAAGGIEAITTALSLARGLVHRCVNLDRPDPACDLNLPRENRDVSPLAAMSNSFAFGGHNACLVLVRA; encoded by the coding sequence ATGCCCGCACGCGGACAGGACGTCGTCATCACGGGACTCGGTCCGATCACCTCGATCGGGTGCGGCGTGGCCGCGTTCTGGGACGGCATCCGACGCGGTGCATCCGGCGTGCGGCGGCTGGAGTTCCCATGGTTCCGGAGCCGGGGGTTCCGCTCGCGCCTCGGGGCTCCGGTCGACGACCCCGATCCGGCGGCACTGGGGCTGAGCCCGCGCGAGGCGGATCTGCTCGACCCGGCGTCGCGGTTCGCCCTCGCGGCGGCGGCGCTCGCCCTCGAGGATGCCGGGCTCTCGCCGCGATCGTCCGAGGCGCTCGAAGGCGTCGACGCCGATCGCGTCGGCGTGGTGCTCGGCACCGGGATCGGCGGGTTGTGCACCCTCGAGGAGTCCCACCGCGCGTGGGTCCTGGGCGAACGGTTCTCGGGGACCCTGCGCTACGCCCTTCCGATGCTGATCCCCAACGCCCTCCCCGCGCAGGTGGCGATCCGTTTCGGATTCCGCGGCGAGAACAAGACGGTCTCGACCGCGTGCGCCGCCGGGACGATGGCGATCGGAGACGCGTATCGCCTCGTCCGCGACGGCGTGCTCGACGTGGCGCTCGCCGGGGGCGTGGAAAAGACGCTCTCCGACGTGGACGGCTACGGCCTGCTGGGGTTCGACCTGCTCCGGACGTTGTCCACGCGCAACGACGAGCCCGAGCGCGCGTCGCGCCCGTTCGACGTGGACCGGGACGGCTTCGTGCTCGGGGAAGGTGCGGGCCTGCTCGTGCTCGAGCGGGAGGAGCACGCCCGCGCGCGCGGGGCGAGGGCCTACGCGCGAATCGCCGGGTACGCGGCGACCTGCGACGCGCACTCCATGATGCAGCCGGAGCCCGGCGGCGGGCAGATCGTGCGCGCGATGCGCGGGGCTCTCGCCGACGCCGATCTCGCCCCGGGGGACGTCGGCTACCTCAATGCCCACGGCACGGCGACCCGGCGCAACGATCCCCAGGAGGCCGAGGCGATCCACCGGGTCTTCGGTCGCAAGTCGGCGGACCTGCTCGTCAACTCGACGAAGGCGATGACCGGCCACGCGATCGGCGCCGCGGGCGGCATCGAGGCGATCACGACCGCGCTTTCGCTGGCGCGCGGGCTGGTCCACCGCTGCGTCAACCTCGACCGCCCCGACCCGGCGTGCGATCTGAACCTCCCGCGGGAGAATCGCGACGTCTCGCCGCTCGCGGCGATGTCGAATTCGTTCGCCTTCGGCGGGCACAACGCGTGCCTCGTGCTGGTGCGCGCGTGA